Proteins encoded within one genomic window of bacterium:
- a CDS encoding hemerythrin family protein, whose product MESIGFPKLESHRKIHEAFKRQVYDYVRSLKEGDIDAFREALSVTWSWLFNHIGTVDKDYGIYAKKKGLI is encoded by the coding sequence ATGGAAAGTATAGGATTTCCTAAGTTAGAGTCACACAGAAAAATTCACGAAGCCTTTAAAAGGCAGGTTTATGATTATGTGCGGTCACTTAAAGAAGGTGATATAGATGCTTTCAGAGAAGCCCTTTCAGTTACTTGGTCTTGGCTTTTCAATCACATTGGTACTGTAGACAAAGATTACGGAATCTATGCCAAGAAAAAAGGTTTGATATAA
- a CDS encoding NAD-dependent epimerase/dehydratase family protein has protein sequence MVVTGASGHLGVNIVRNLLEKGYKVRAIVKTDKRAVLGLPCEVIKADILSKEELLNAFKNAHAIIHSAAHISITSFEKDAIWKTNVQGTRNVIDAAFSSNVEKLIYIGSIHAFQDDHNTVDENSPLVDKNGSIYDITKAEGVKAVQEARKSGLNAVIICPTALIGPNDYKPSLMGRFLISLAQQRVPALVDGGFDFVDSRDVAEAVSRALTNGNGTYIISGQYLKVAELSQLWCKTAGVKCPSIILPLKMAQTGAHIALFFSRILKFSPLYTPEALKALSWKSS, from the coding sequence ATAGTTGTAACTGGTGCCTCTGGGCATCTTGGAGTAAATATCGTAAGGAATTTATTGGAAAAGGGATATAAAGTAAGGGCCATTGTTAAAACCGATAAAAGGGCTGTTTTAGGTCTCCCTTGCGAAGTCATAAAAGCCGATATTCTAAGCAAAGAAGAACTTCTAAATGCCTTTAAAAACGCCCATGCCATAATACATTCTGCAGCCCACATTAGCATAACGAGTTTTGAAAAAGACGCTATATGGAAAACAAACGTTCAAGGGACGAGAAATGTAATAGATGCAGCATTTTCAAGCAATGTTGAAAAACTGATATACATTGGTTCCATCCATGCCTTCCAAGATGACCACAATACTGTTGATGAAAATTCCCCTCTTGTTGATAAAAATGGCTCAATTTACGACATAACTAAAGCCGAAGGCGTAAAAGCAGTGCAAGAGGCAAGAAAGAGCGGTTTAAATGCAGTTATAATATGCCCCACAGCCCTTATTGGGCCTAACGATTACAAACCTTCTTTAATGGGAAGGTTTCTCATTTCCTTAGCCCAGCAACGAGTCCCGGCATTAGTTGATGGGGGTTTTGACTTTGTTGATTCGAGAGATGTAGCGGAGGCGGTTTCAAGGGCACTTACAAACGGAAATGGAACTTATATTATCTCAGGGCAATACCTGAAAGTCGCTGAGCTTTCTCAACTATGGTGCAAAACAGCAGGTGTAAAATGCCCGAGCATTATTCTTCCTTTAAAAATGGCCCAAACGGGAGCTCACATTGCTCTATTTTTTAGCAGAATCCTCAAATTTTCACCCTTATATACTCCTGAAGCACTTAAAGCCCTATCCTGGAAAAGTTCT